In the genome of Pempheris klunzingeri isolate RE-2024b chromosome 20, fPemKlu1.hap1, whole genome shotgun sequence, the window ATGGGGTGGGTTGGGGGACTAGGAGCTCTAGGCGGCATCACATAGGATCTGCTCCAACACCCTCAGCAGGTGTTTGAGGCCATAGATGTAGCCGTGATCATGGCTCTCGCTCGGGAAAACATGAGCAAAGTCGATCATCCTGACTTCCACCTCCGTGTCTCCTGCAGTCCCCTCTGTGGCATCGCCTCCTCTTCCGTTCagcttcccctcctctcccctcctcctgccGCTGTCCTCCCTCTTGCCATCCTTATCCTTCCCTTCCAGTTGTGATTTGTTTCCGTTTCCATTTGGTGGTTGTGGCAACTCACCTGTCCGTTTCCATGCCAAGTTGCCTTCTTCACTTGGTGATGAGATGTTGTCTCCAGCGACTGAGGTTGCTGTCGTCTTCACACCATCACTGTCTCcaatgttgccatggagatgacCCTTGGTGCAGGGGAGGTGGTGCCCTTTTGTGTGGTTGGTGTAAATGGCCAGGCTGCAGTCCCAGGGCACAGACACctgaatgttgttgttgttgtactcAGCTACTTCTTCTTCCAGCCCCGCCCCTTCCTGTCTCACTTTCCCCTCCTCGCCCCGTTTACTACCCACAGTCGGGCTGATTGAAGGGGTGCtgagaggggaagaaagggaGGATGACGAAGAACAAGAGGGGAGGCCCTCATAGACAAAGAGAAGGGAACTGGCGTAGAAggtcagctgctgctgggactCAAACCAGTGCAGGATACGCTGCACCCTGAGGATGCTGGCTGACACCGCATCCTTCCTCACAACAACACCATTATGGAAGAATTTAGCAAggcctggagagacagaggggcggagaaaggaaaggaggagagtttttgaattgtttttcaATTGAGTTATAGGTCACATTAAGGGTGGAAAAAATTCTGAAATAATTTATCTTATATGTCtcatttttacatcacaaaaaaatggcattttaacAGGGGTGACTTTTTATATCCAttgtactttgatcaggtggatcacgttgcagccattgtagcctgtttggtggctgctgactgaggtgatctactggaccagttccaacacttctACTACCTatcagtcattcagacaccagggtACGGtcagagaggacccagggttaGAAACACTGGTTGCCCTTTACACATGTGAACATTCAGTTATTGTGAGTCTCTTCCTATCACTGTCAGTGGCAGTAAATCACTTGTTCAATGTGTTGGTGAAGCAAATGCACACATTCGCGCGTGTATGTACGTACCATCTTTAATGGTGTCCTTAACCAGTCCCCTCCCATAGTGCTGGTCATATGAGTCAAATGTGTCACTGCACGCCTTATACACCTGCAAAAGGAGAAAATACATTGTGATTAAGCAACATTATGCAACAAGACTGAAGGCCCAGGTTGTTGGTGTGTGGTTACACACTGCTCCTGCGAGATCGCACCCGCTCAACCAAAGTGACAGAGTGCAAGAACAGATGTTTGGGATGGAGTGGGAATGAATTAGGCGCCTTTCTCTCAAGTCAGTGTACAATCAAAATGATTTGGAAGCTGTTACTGAAGGGTAAAAATGCTGCTGCACAATGCTGCTTTCagagtgtgtttggtgtgtccTTTTTGGTCCACATCAACATTTGTGTATACTGTACACATACACTCATACTTGGCAATTCTGACTCATTCTGTTGTgaacttaaataaaataacagctCCTACTGCTCACATCAGCCCTCGTACATCATCATATCATTTGTAGAGTTAGTAACTCAGAGGTGTTAGCTTATGCTGAAGGCAAAGCAAGGCGaatttatttgtgtagcaccattcagacacaaggcaattaGAAGTGTTTTACAGGGATatacatacaataaaaacaagacaaagacacattaaaaagtaagagataataaaagcacaaataaattgttgaagcttaagagaagatgcattaaaagacaataaaagcatgtgtataaatagttacaaattaaaagaagttatgtacctctattattggaaagccacagaaaacagtaatgttttaaggcctgatttaaatgcgctgacagttttagcagaccATAGGTGTTCAGaaagcttgttccataggtggggagcatagaaactacaagctgcttcaccttgttTACTTCTGATTCTGGAAACGCTGAGTAGACCTGCACAAGATGACCTGAGAGGTCTGGACGCCTCATAAGTGATGACCATTTAATGCTTTGTAAGCAAACAAATCTATCCTTTGGCACACTGGCagccagtggagggatttaagaACTGGTGTGATGTGCTCCACCTTCTTGGTGTTAGTGAAGACACTGGCTGCTGCATTCTGGACAAGCTGCAGTTGActaattgattttttattaagaCTCATGAAGACACTACTGCAACAGTCCAGCCtgctgaaaagaagaagaagaagaagatgcatgaatgtttttatatacCCTGTTTGGACAGAATCGATTCAAGGTGAGCAATGACTATTAATCTGTCATGTTTGAGGccaaaaacaatgatttcagttttgtctgtgtgaagtTGTAAGAAATTCTGGCACATCCACTGATTGAAGTGTTTGATACTTTTCTTTAGCAAATGTAAGGGACTGTAGTCATGTGGAGACACTGTTACGCagagttgtgtgtcatctgcataagtATGATAGGAGATGTTTAAGATTCAATGATCTGAGCGTGGGGAAGCAAAGGTCTGAGAATGGACCCTTGAGGAACCCCATGTTATATTTTTTCGCTCAGACTTAAAATTACTAATTGACACAAAGTAGTCCCTATCCTGAAGGAAAGACTGAGTCCATGTGACCAGCTGTGACTGCATATCAGACCAGAGAAGCTGCTGAATGTTGAGCCATGTCATAACACAGGCTGAGCTCAGGAGGCCAGGTTTACAGACTGTCAGCGGTGAGCGACCCCCCACGTTTCAGGGTGTCAACAATCATCAAGTCATTTTCAAGCCAATAGCCCACTGTTTAGATTTACAACCAGAGACTGGTGAGAGAACCGTGGTTGTAGATGAGAAGAGGCACATTACTGAAATGATCAGTTAGTGTAATTATCACCTTTCATTTTCCTAATGAAGTTGCCTACAAATGAGAAGATGTACTGCTAAATCAAAGTTTGTAGGCTTCCAAAACCAACTAATCCAAATGAAGTTTAGGGAGAACTGCAGTCAtaggggcagctgtggctcagggatagagtgggtcatccatcagTTGATCCCCAGCTcttatgagtcagcatgtcgatgtgtctttgggcaagacactgaaccccagtttgctcctgaagcagcttcagtgtgtgaatgtgaaagaatagtctcttcCAACTTAACATAATGACTAGAAACACgcaatacaaatacagaccatttaccgttCATGAGACTTATGTCTGCAATTACAAAACAGCCAATCATGTTAACACTCATCAAAGTTAATCACTCATCTACTTATGGTgaattcatttcaaaataagagcactcTGTTTTTCTTGATAACTTCATCAAGAATGAACAAACCCATCCTCAGACCATTTTCAAAGCACCACCTGATCAGGCTGAGAGGGAACAGGATGTTTTTAGCCTGGATTAATGAAGCCACATGTGAAGAACAGGGCCCTTGTCTCTGCGTTGGCCTCCTCCGCAACGAGGGGCTTCACAGTGCAACATTTAGAGCTGGAGGATTGTCTCATCAGCGCTACACTTAATCACCTCTTATCTTGTCCTGTGTCCTTGCCCACCATCAGGAACATCATTCCCACTGATTAGTCTCCTCTTCgtctaaacaaacacacagcagagattAGTATCTTCACTTTCCCAGCTCAGGCCTAGTAGGATTTCTTTCTAACAGAAAATAGCTGCTGGACACAAGGTTGAAAAAAGAGCTGAGACAGTAACGTTGTGGGCCACAGAATGAGTCACACCTCTCACTTTCCAAATAACTATTTGATCCATTCTTTAGGCCTttaggtctagaccaaactctttaattagagagagacccaacgattcaggaattcaacattaaggattcaagaattcccacatgagcagcatcagatattatattgagcaacagtggcaggaagaactcccctttaatgggaagaaacctcgaacagaccaATGTGGgtggcttctgtcagggtccgaCTTTTAATGTCCTTTACACCAGGACACACCATCCCTCTGTCTCTAATTGTACACAAAGACTCGCAGCTACAAACGCAGGTCTCACTTCCTCAAAACAGTCAATGAGCTGCTCTCAGTCACAACCAGTCCCCCCAAAGAGGCTGCTGTGCGTCTACCTAGCACAGTATGGTGGTGACGGAAGCTCACTCAGGTATCACTGCTCACTGTCAACTGGCATCATATTACAAACACTTCAAACACGTCCAGCCCTCCCAAAGCACTATGGACACACCAGGAACATCACACACTTTGATCAGCTCACTGGCTCGTTCTGTTGTTGCAGTGGGCAGGAAAACCCAACCCAGGACActtaatgatgatgatactgaCTGCAATGGAAACTGACCAACGCGATAAAAGTTTCGTATTTGACTCTCTTCCTGTCCTCAAGATAAGGGGGCGTCTTGCTGTCCTTTCCTgtcatttgtctgtttctcccCTGTGGACCAGCTGATGAGACACTGGCGTGACTGTTCACTGCTCCACAGCCAGTGCCCGGATGGATCAGCAAGTGCTGGTGCTTTGGACC includes:
- the ipmkb gene encoding inositol polyphosphate multikinase, encoding MMESSLALGRLELTPRLSGGAPAKEKCGQRPPGPQGQAHLNGCVPLSHQVAGHKYGVDKVGILQHPDGTVLKQLQPPPRGPREKQFYSMVYAEDICDPCLLELQGHLPKYYGTWSSPDSPDDLYLKLEDVTRRFAKPCIMDVKLGQRSYDPFASQEKREQQIRKYPLMEEMGFLVLGMRVYKACSDTFDSYDQHYGRGLVKDTIKDGLAKFFHNGVVVRKDAVSASILRVQRILHWFESQQQLTFYASSLLFVYEGLPSCSSSSSLSSPLSTPSISPTVGSKRGEEGKVRQEGAGLEEEVAEYNNNNIQVSVPWDCSLAIYTNHTKGHHLPCTKGHLHGNIGDSDGVKTTATSVAGDNISSPSEEGNLAWKRTGELPQPPNGNGNKSQLEGKDKDGKREDSGRRRGEEGKLNGRGGDATEGTAGDTEVEVRMIDFAHVFPSESHDHGYIYGLKHLLRVLEQILCDAA